A single region of the Aeromonas hydrophila subsp. hydrophila ATCC 7966 genome encodes:
- a CDS encoding MliC family protein yields the protein MKKMIALLPLLGLAACSMPQPTQYQYSQYQCGEELLAVTYDAQADMVQFPYAGVYHKLGRVEAESGAKYSDGVTTFWNQEKQAILSQKGVTLLTCQRK from the coding sequence ATGAAAAAGATGATAGCGTTACTCCCCCTGCTGGGGCTGGCAGCCTGCAGCATGCCGCAACCGACCCAGTACCAGTACAGCCAGTATCAGTGCGGTGAGGAGTTGCTGGCCGTGACCTATGATGCCCAGGCCGACATGGTGCAGTTCCCCTATGCCGGGGTCTATCACAAGCTGGGCCGGGTCGAGGCGGAGTCCGGTGCCAAGTATTCCGACGGGGTGACCACCTTCTGGAATCAGGAGAAGCAGGCCATCCTCAGCCAGAAAGGGGTAACCCTGCTGACTTGCCAGCGCAAGTGA
- the crp gene encoding cAMP-activated global transcriptional regulator CRP: MVIGKPQSDPTLEWFLSHCHIHKYPAKSTLIHAGEKAETLYYIVKGTVAVLIKDDEGKEMILSYLNQGDFLGEMGMFEESENPERSAWVRAKGSCEVAEISYKKFRQLIQVNPEILMRLSGQMAARLQHTSQKVGNLAFLDVTGRIAQTLLNLAKQPDAMTHPDGMQIKITRQEIGQIVGCSRETVGRILKMLEEQELISAHGKTIVVFGTR; this comes from the coding sequence ATGGTCATTGGCAAACCGCAAAGCGATCCCACCCTGGAATGGTTCTTGTCGCACTGCCACATTCATAAGTATCCCGCCAAGAGCACCCTGATCCACGCGGGTGAGAAAGCGGAAACCCTCTACTACATCGTCAAGGGCACTGTGGCCGTCTTGATCAAGGACGATGAAGGCAAGGAGATGATCCTCTCCTATCTGAACCAGGGCGACTTCCTGGGCGAGATGGGGATGTTCGAGGAGAGCGAAAACCCGGAGCGTTCCGCCTGGGTGCGTGCCAAAGGTTCCTGTGAAGTGGCCGAGATCTCCTACAAGAAGTTCCGCCAGCTGATCCAGGTCAACCCGGAAATCCTGATGCGCCTCTCCGGCCAGATGGCGGCCCGCCTGCAGCACACCAGCCAGAAAGTCGGCAACCTCGCCTTCCTGGACGTGACCGGCCGGATCGCCCAGACCCTGCTGAACCTGGCCAAACAGCCGGACGCCATGACCCACCCGGATGGCATGCAGATCAAGATCACCCGTCAGGAGATAGGCCAGATCGTCGGCTGCTCCCGTGAAACCGTCGGCCGGATCCTCAAGATGCTCGAAGAGCAGGAGCTGATCTCCGCCCACGGCAAGACCATAGTGGTGTTCGGCACCCGCTGA
- a CDS encoding M66 family metalloprotease gives MTTCTTRLACLIGAALASGPLLAAVQPPTPQVFDATRPQNDLQGSLLAGVQFAQSQILPAHPREGDNQPRLTALRKSLLLVRPLQAGNQAPLALEARDGAGKLLGSLTLDPPSRLPKTAYYLEGTPEEGVDFTPGPGTSTVINSSGELARLSDPNSTFLLGKLQPHALVTIQTADGRWVRDIHLPRDASLEGKMVRLASNAGYNSTVYFSGRQVTISRGQSQQFKFVRGQWIRDGELENNGITYASDAWSAVLPAEWIMPGLTLRLSQGDLSGELNDLKVGAPGELLIHTIDIGMLTSPRDQFAFAKDKEAQREYFQTIPASRLIVSQYAPLSLPEVMLPDGTLLTDFDPSEGGWHGGTMRQRIGKELISLGIDNANYGINSTAGEGENSHPYVVAQLAAHNSRGKYANGVQVHGGSGGGGIVTLDASLGNEFSHEVGHNYGLGHYVGGFAGSVHRSADQINATWGWDGDKNRFIPNFFASRSGQSACLDGQCQAPFDGRKFGFDAMAGGEPLSGFNRFTLYTPNSAAIIQRFLESKAVFDAASPTGFSKWNESQARMEPYRHRVDLAEQITAPVSDLGEVKLAALLAEYDLVKVAMWDGNWTRNIQLPAASAVNRGRIVSIDHNAGYNSTLFINGQQITVSRGFKKSYRSDGSRWNEGAPTDLAADRKPAVFGVPVTTLVGYYDPQGQLPSYLYPALHGAYGFAYGDDGERLGNSDCQLQVETRDGLLRFKLANHRLSASVMNKFHVNVPSASEPRSASVLCRNQSQAEAQLAPAPAGLGYTVNGMPLAAR, from the coding sequence ATGACCACATGCACCACACGTCTTGCCTGCCTGATCGGCGCAGCCCTGGCAAGCGGCCCGCTGCTGGCCGCCGTTCAGCCACCCACCCCGCAGGTCTTTGACGCCACCCGTCCGCAGAACGATCTGCAGGGGTCGCTGCTGGCCGGCGTCCAGTTTGCCCAGAGCCAGATCCTGCCTGCCCACCCGCGGGAGGGGGACAACCAGCCCCGCCTCACCGCCCTGCGCAAGAGCCTGCTGCTGGTGCGCCCGCTGCAGGCCGGCAACCAGGCGCCGCTGGCGCTCGAGGCCCGCGACGGTGCCGGCAAGCTGCTCGGCAGCCTCACGCTGGATCCGCCCTCCCGCCTGCCCAAGACCGCCTATTACCTGGAAGGAACGCCGGAGGAGGGGGTCGACTTCACCCCGGGCCCCGGCACCAGCACCGTCATCAACAGCAGCGGCGAGCTGGCCAGGCTGAGCGATCCGAACAGCACCTTCCTGCTCGGCAAGTTGCAGCCCCATGCCCTGGTCACCATCCAGACCGCCGACGGCCGCTGGGTGCGCGACATCCACCTGCCGCGCGACGCGAGCCTGGAGGGCAAGATGGTGCGCCTCGCCTCCAATGCCGGCTACAACTCCACCGTCTACTTCAGTGGCCGCCAGGTAACAATCTCCCGCGGCCAGAGCCAGCAGTTCAAGTTCGTGCGTGGCCAGTGGATCCGTGATGGCGAGCTGGAAAACAACGGCATCACCTATGCCAGCGATGCCTGGAGCGCCGTGCTGCCGGCCGAGTGGATCATGCCCGGTCTCACCTTGCGCCTGAGCCAGGGGGATCTGAGCGGTGAGCTGAACGACCTCAAGGTGGGGGCGCCGGGGGAGCTGCTCATTCACACCATCGACATCGGCATGCTGACCAGCCCGCGCGACCAGTTCGCCTTTGCCAAAGATAAAGAAGCCCAGCGGGAGTATTTCCAGACCATTCCCGCCAGCCGGCTCATCGTCAGCCAGTATGCGCCGCTGTCGTTGCCGGAGGTGATGCTGCCGGATGGCACCCTGCTCACCGACTTTGATCCGAGCGAGGGGGGCTGGCACGGCGGCACCATGCGCCAGCGCATCGGCAAGGAGCTCATCTCCCTTGGCATCGACAATGCCAACTACGGCATCAACAGCACCGCCGGGGAGGGGGAGAACAGCCATCCCTACGTGGTGGCCCAGCTGGCGGCCCACAACAGCCGCGGCAAGTACGCCAACGGGGTGCAGGTGCACGGCGGCTCCGGCGGGGGCGGTATCGTCACCCTGGACGCTTCCCTTGGCAACGAGTTCAGCCACGAGGTGGGCCACAACTACGGTCTCGGCCACTACGTGGGCGGCTTTGCCGGTTCGGTGCACCGCAGCGCCGATCAGATCAATGCCACCTGGGGCTGGGATGGCGACAAGAACCGCTTCATCCCCAACTTCTTTGCGAGCCGCAGCGGCCAGAGCGCCTGCCTCGACGGTCAGTGCCAGGCCCCGTTTGACGGCCGCAAGTTCGGCTTCGACGCCATGGCCGGTGGCGAGCCGCTCTCCGGTTTCAACCGCTTCACCCTCTATACCCCCAACTCGGCCGCCATCATCCAGCGCTTCCTCGAGAGCAAGGCGGTGTTCGACGCAGCGTCCCCCACCGGTTTCAGCAAGTGGAACGAAAGCCAGGCCAGGATGGAGCCCTACCGCCACCGGGTCGACCTCGCCGAGCAGATCACCGCGCCGGTGAGCGATCTGGGGGAGGTCAAGCTGGCCGCCCTGCTGGCCGAGTACGATCTGGTCAAGGTGGCCATGTGGGATGGCAACTGGACCCGCAACATCCAGCTGCCGGCCGCCTCGGCGGTCAATCGCGGCCGCATCGTCAGCATCGACCACAACGCCGGCTACAACAGCACCCTCTTCATCAACGGCCAGCAGATCACCGTCTCGCGCGGCTTCAAGAAGAGCTACCGCTCCGACGGCAGCCGCTGGAACGAGGGGGCGCCGACGGATCTGGCGGCTGATCGCAAGCCCGCTGTCTTCGGCGTGCCGGTGACCACCCTGGTCGGTTACTACGACCCGCAGGGGCAGCTGCCGAGCTACCTCTATCCGGCCCTGCACGGCGCCTACGGCTTTGCCTATGGCGATGACGGCGAGCGGCTCGGCAACAGTGACTGCCAGCTGCAGGTGGAGACCCGCGACGGCCTGCTGCGCTTCAAGCTGGCCAACCACCGGCTGAGCGCCAGCGTGATGAACAAGTTCCACGTCAACGTGCCGAGCGCGAGCGAGCCGCGCAGCGCCAGCGTGCTGTGCCGCAACCAGTCACAGGCCGAGGCCCAGCTTGCCCCGGCCCCGGCCGGGCTCGGCTACACGGTCAATGGCATGCCGCTGGCGGCGCGCTGA
- a CDS encoding glycosyl hydrolase family 18 protein, which translates to MLSPKPSVLALLVGGLCASSAFAAAPGKPTIGWGETKFAIVEVDQAATSYNKLVKVHADGAPVSVSWNLWSGDVGQTAKVLLDGKEVWSGAASASGTANFKVTKGGRYQMQVALCNADGCTLSDKKEILVADTDGSHLLPLKAPLKENNKPYVNKTGKVMGAYYVEWGVYGRKFTVDKIPAQNLTHILYGFTPICGGNGINDSLKEISGSFEALQRSCAGREDFKVSIHDPWAAIQMGQGNLTAYDEPYKGNFGNLMALKKAYPDLKILPSIGGWTLSDPFFFFGDKTKRDTFVASVKEYLQTWKFFDGVDIDWEFPGGLGANPNLGSASDGETYVLLMKELRAMLDELSAETGRTYELTSAISAGGDKIAKVDYRAAQQYMNHIFLMSYDFNGAWTNTGLGHQTALYESSWDPNTKYTTDKGVKALLGQGVEPGKVVVGAAMYGRGWTGVSGYQGNNPFTGTATGPIAGTEAEGIWEKGVIDYRGIAKGKMAGDWQYSYDEVAEAPSVFKAATGELITFDDERSVKAKGQYVLANQLGGLFAWEIDADNGDILNAMHEGLGHGDSTPPVNKPPVANAGTDLAVTGPAQLVLDGSSSRDPEGAVLSYSWAQISGPKATLSDATQAKAKVSVDAVSQDVNLVFELTVTDDHNLSAKDQVVVTNKAPQPNLPPVVTVQDKVSVQAGKQVSITASATDPNGDTLSYQWSVPAGLTASGQNSKTLVVTGPSVAVETGYDLTVTVTDGALDAQGKTRLTVTPVSGGGDCNATDPDAANWPAWKASTTYNGGEKVSHNQLVWQAKYWTQGNEPSRTADQWKLISQVQLGWDAGVAYNAGDVTTHNGRQWKAQYWTRGNEPGKHDVWQDIGAASCK; encoded by the coding sequence ATGTTAAGTCCAAAACCCTCCGTACTGGCGTTGTTGGTCGGGGGTCTGTGTGCCTCCTCCGCCTTCGCTGCCGCCCCCGGCAAACCCACCATCGGCTGGGGCGAAACCAAGTTCGCCATCGTCGAAGTGGATCAAGCCGCCACCTCCTACAACAAGCTGGTCAAGGTGCACGCCGATGGCGCGCCGGTCAGCGTGAGCTGGAACCTCTGGTCCGGTGATGTCGGCCAGACCGCCAAGGTACTGCTCGACGGCAAGGAGGTGTGGTCCGGCGCCGCGTCCGCCTCCGGCACCGCCAACTTCAAGGTCACCAAGGGGGGCCGCTACCAGATGCAGGTGGCGCTGTGCAACGCCGACGGCTGCACCCTCTCCGACAAGAAAGAGATCCTGGTGGCCGACACCGACGGCAGCCACCTGCTGCCGCTCAAGGCGCCGCTCAAGGAGAACAACAAGCCCTACGTCAACAAGACCGGCAAGGTGATGGGGGCCTACTACGTGGAGTGGGGGGTCTATGGTCGCAAGTTCACCGTGGACAAGATCCCGGCCCAGAACCTGACCCACATCCTCTACGGCTTCACCCCGATCTGTGGTGGCAACGGCATCAACGACAGCCTGAAAGAGATCTCCGGCAGCTTCGAGGCGCTGCAGCGCTCCTGTGCCGGCCGCGAGGACTTCAAGGTCTCCATCCACGATCCCTGGGCCGCCATCCAGATGGGGCAGGGCAATCTCACCGCCTATGACGAACCCTACAAGGGCAACTTCGGCAACCTGATGGCGCTCAAGAAGGCCTATCCGGACCTGAAGATCCTCCCCTCCATCGGTGGCTGGACCCTCTCCGATCCCTTCTTCTTCTTCGGTGACAAGACCAAACGCGACACCTTCGTCGCCTCGGTGAAGGAGTATCTGCAAACCTGGAAATTCTTCGACGGGGTGGACATCGACTGGGAATTCCCGGGTGGCCTGGGGGCCAACCCCAACCTCGGCAGCGCCTCCGACGGCGAAACCTATGTGCTGCTGATGAAGGAGCTGCGCGCCATGCTCGACGAACTGAGCGCAGAGACCGGCCGCACCTACGAGCTCACCTCCGCCATCAGCGCTGGCGGTGACAAGATTGCCAAGGTGGACTATCGCGCCGCCCAGCAATACATGAATCACATCTTCCTGATGAGCTATGACTTCAACGGCGCCTGGACCAACACCGGGCTGGGTCACCAGACCGCGCTCTACGAGTCGAGCTGGGATCCCAACACCAAGTACACCACCGACAAGGGGGTCAAGGCGCTGCTGGGTCAGGGCGTCGAGCCGGGCAAGGTGGTGGTGGGTGCCGCCATGTATGGTCGCGGCTGGACCGGCGTCAGCGGGTATCAGGGCAACAACCCCTTCACCGGCACCGCCACCGGCCCGATTGCGGGGACCGAGGCGGAAGGGATCTGGGAGAAGGGGGTCATCGACTACCGCGGCATCGCCAAGGGCAAGATGGCTGGCGACTGGCAGTACAGCTATGACGAAGTGGCCGAGGCACCGTCCGTGTTCAAGGCTGCCACCGGCGAGCTCATCACCTTCGATGACGAGCGCTCGGTCAAGGCCAAGGGGCAGTACGTGCTGGCCAACCAGCTCGGCGGCCTGTTCGCCTGGGAAATCGACGCCGACAACGGCGACATTCTCAACGCCATGCACGAGGGGCTGGGCCACGGCGATAGCACACCGCCGGTCAACAAGCCGCCGGTGGCCAACGCCGGCACCGATCTCGCGGTGACCGGGCCGGCCCAGCTGGTGCTGGACGGTTCCTCCTCCCGCGATCCGGAAGGGGCGGTGCTGAGCTACAGCTGGGCCCAGATCTCCGGTCCCAAGGCGACCCTGAGCGATGCCACCCAGGCCAAGGCCAAGGTGAGCGTCGATGCGGTGAGCCAGGACGTCAATCTGGTGTTCGAGCTGACCGTGACCGATGACCACAACCTTAGCGCCAAGGATCAGGTGGTGGTGACCAACAAGGCGCCGCAACCCAACCTGCCGCCGGTCGTCACGGTGCAGGACAAGGTCTCGGTGCAGGCCGGCAAGCAGGTGAGCATCACCGCCAGCGCCACCGACCCCAACGGCGACACCCTGAGCTATCAGTGGAGCGTGCCGGCCGGGCTCACCGCCAGCGGTCAGAACAGCAAGACCCTGGTGGTGACGGGCCCCAGCGTCGCCGTGGAGACCGGTTATGACCTCACCGTCACCGTGACCGACGGCGCCCTGGATGCCCAGGGCAAGACCCGCCTCACCGTGACCCCGGTCAGCGGTGGCGGCGACTGCAACGCCACCGATCCGGATGCCGCCAACTGGCCGGCCTGGAAGGCCTCTACCACCTACAACGGTGGCGAGAAGGTGAGCCACAACCAGCTGGTGTGGCAGGCCAAGTACTGGACCCAGGGCAACGAACCGAGCCGCACCGCCGATCAGTGGAAGCTGATAAGCCAGGTGCAGCTGGGCTGGGATGCCGGTGTCGCCTACAACGCCGGTGACGTGACCACCCACAACGGCCGTCAGTGGAAGGCCCAGTACTGGACCCGCGGCAACGAGCCCGGCAAGCACGACGTCTGGCAGGACATCGGCGCCGCCAGCTGCAAATAA
- a CDS encoding glycoside hydrolase family 19 protein: protein MMTRKSSVATLLAGLCLSGQLWAASAYDINQGYGGGSQVSFNGQIYEAKWYANPGQSPGVQVANEWDSPWALLGAGEATPPGDGEGIAPPAQGGSGAADGSTVYLSQSELDAKEHALTDFPAMTAVKASIATRDNAVVEAVAPGLPLNPANVKRVEGLLSEAQFNFLFPLRAPEYTYRGFLQAVAKFPAFCGDYSDGRNAEAICRKSLATMFAHFAQETGGHESWRPEPEWRQGLVWVREMGWTEQMRGGYNAECRPDVWQGQQWPCGKFDNGEFKSYFGRGAKQLSYNYNYGPFSEAMFGTVRTLLDNPEKVADTWLNLASAVFFFVYPQPPKPSMLHVIDGTWQPNAHDRQNGLVPGFGVTTQIINGGVECGGAAEHAQSQNRITYYQAQAQYLGVPVPADEVLGCKNMKYFDEAGAGALPIYWENDWSYVPGNPNGGKSYACKLVGYQTRFSAFKERDYSRCVQHFFPEVVIEDNGGGTNLPPVVSISGPSEALGGATVLLSGQGSSDPEGKPLSYAWTLPAGASASDLTQSTLSAILPPTPTSDTRYGFVLKVTDDKGLSRSATHEILIKGSGGTTPPDGNPPYKEGTAYKAGDKVSNLGGNYQCKPHPYTGWCAGAAWAYEPGKGTAWSDAWIKL from the coding sequence ATGATGACAAGAAAGTCCTCTGTGGCCACCCTGCTGGCCGGGCTCTGTCTGAGCGGTCAGCTGTGGGCCGCCAGCGCCTATGACATCAACCAGGGCTATGGCGGCGGCAGCCAGGTCAGTTTCAACGGCCAGATCTACGAGGCCAAGTGGTATGCCAATCCGGGCCAGAGCCCGGGCGTGCAGGTCGCCAACGAGTGGGATTCTCCGTGGGCCCTGCTGGGGGCGGGCGAGGCGACGCCACCGGGTGACGGGGAGGGCATAGCCCCGCCCGCGCAGGGAGGCAGCGGCGCCGCTGACGGCAGCACCGTCTACCTGAGCCAGAGCGAGCTGGATGCCAAGGAGCATGCGCTCACCGACTTCCCGGCCATGACGGCGGTCAAGGCCTCCATCGCCACCCGCGACAACGCCGTGGTCGAGGCGGTGGCCCCCGGCCTGCCGCTCAACCCCGCCAACGTGAAACGGGTGGAGGGGCTGCTGAGCGAGGCTCAGTTCAACTTCCTGTTCCCGCTGCGGGCGCCGGAGTACACCTATCGCGGTTTCCTGCAGGCGGTGGCCAAGTTCCCGGCCTTCTGCGGGGACTACAGCGACGGGCGCAACGCCGAGGCCATCTGCCGCAAGTCGCTGGCCACCATGTTCGCCCACTTCGCCCAGGAGACCGGCGGCCACGAGAGCTGGCGCCCCGAGCCCGAGTGGCGCCAGGGCCTGGTGTGGGTGCGGGAGATGGGCTGGACCGAGCAGATGCGCGGCGGCTACAACGCCGAGTGTCGGCCGGATGTGTGGCAGGGTCAGCAGTGGCCGTGCGGCAAGTTCGACAACGGCGAGTTCAAGAGCTACTTCGGTCGTGGCGCCAAGCAGCTGTCGTACAACTACAACTACGGCCCCTTCTCCGAGGCCATGTTCGGTACTGTGCGCACCCTGCTGGACAACCCGGAGAAAGTGGCGGACACCTGGCTCAACCTGGCCAGCGCCGTGTTCTTCTTCGTCTATCCACAGCCGCCCAAGCCCTCCATGCTGCACGTGATCGATGGCACCTGGCAGCCCAACGCCCACGACCGGCAGAACGGCCTGGTGCCGGGCTTCGGGGTGACCACCCAGATCATCAACGGCGGGGTGGAGTGCGGCGGTGCGGCCGAGCATGCCCAGTCCCAGAACCGGATCACCTACTACCAGGCCCAGGCCCAGTATCTGGGCGTGCCGGTGCCTGCCGACGAGGTGCTCGGTTGCAAGAACATGAAGTACTTTGACGAGGCCGGCGCCGGCGCCCTGCCCATCTACTGGGAGAACGACTGGAGCTATGTGCCGGGCAACCCCAACGGTGGCAAGAGCTACGCCTGCAAGCTGGTGGGCTACCAGACCCGCTTCAGCGCGTTCAAGGAGCGTGACTACAGCCGCTGCGTGCAGCACTTCTTCCCCGAGGTGGTGATCGAGGACAACGGCGGTGGCACCAACCTGCCGCCGGTGGTCAGCATCAGCGGCCCGAGCGAGGCGCTGGGCGGCGCCACCGTGCTGCTCTCCGGCCAGGGCTCGAGCGATCCGGAAGGCAAGCCCCTCAGCTACGCCTGGACCCTGCCTGCCGGGGCCAGCGCCTCGGATCTGACGCAGTCCACCCTGAGCGCCATCCTGCCGCCGACCCCGACCAGCGACACCCGCTACGGCTTCGTGCTCAAGGTGACCGACGACAAGGGGCTGAGCCGCAGCGCCACCCACGAGATCCTGATCAAGGGCAGCGGCGGTACCACGCCGCCGGATGGCAACCCGCCCTACAAGGAGGGCACCGCCTACAAAGCCGGTGACAAGGTGAGCAACCTGGGCGGCAACTACCAGTGCAAGCCCCATCCCTACACCGGCTGGTGTGCCGGCGCAGCCTGGGCCTATGAGCCCGGCAAGGGCACGGCCTGGAGCGATGCCTGGATCAAGCTGTAA
- a CDS encoding putative RNA methyltransferase, producing the protein MHLQCPICRSPLQLHEASRGVYCANKHHFDPAPEGYLDLIPGKKNPKDSDSRALMRAKRHFLEQGHQLPLVEAMASLLAPLEPRELIHLGCGEGYYCRTLAERLPGWQFAGVDIAKNTIFAANKAQPDAQFVIADPARAPIMPGTAQLLLVNDLKVKTEQLVSWLAPGGYLLYLQPGPRHQWQLRVSLNPVSMEHPLSWPSLAGLNPMGQLRCQFSMQMDQGLRSFILETSRLGWRASGEQRHAFSHQGPDELEQDLLLSLWQKPL; encoded by the coding sequence ATGCACCTGCAATGCCCTATCTGTCGCAGCCCGCTGCAACTACATGAAGCCTCCCGCGGGGTCTACTGCGCCAACAAGCACCATTTCGATCCCGCGCCGGAAGGCTATCTGGATCTCATCCCCGGCAAGAAGAACCCCAAGGACAGCGACAGCCGCGCCCTGATGCGCGCCAAACGCCACTTCCTCGAGCAGGGCCACCAGCTGCCGCTGGTCGAGGCGATGGCCAGCCTGCTTGCCCCCCTCGAACCGCGCGAGCTGATCCACCTGGGCTGCGGCGAGGGTTACTACTGCCGGACCCTGGCCGAGCGCCTGCCGGGCTGGCAATTTGCCGGCGTCGACATCGCCAAGAACACCATCTTTGCCGCCAACAAGGCGCAGCCGGACGCTCAGTTCGTCATCGCCGATCCGGCCCGCGCACCGATCATGCCGGGCACGGCCCAGCTGCTGCTGGTCAACGATCTCAAGGTCAAGACCGAACAGCTGGTCAGCTGGCTGGCACCGGGCGGCTACCTGCTCTACCTGCAGCCGGGCCCCCGCCACCAGTGGCAGCTGAGGGTCAGCCTCAACCCGGTCAGCATGGAGCACCCGCTGAGCTGGCCGAGCCTGGCCGGCCTCAACCCCATGGGTCAGCTGCGCTGCCAGTTCAGCATGCAGATGGACCAGGGGCTGCGCAGCTTCATCCTGGAGACCAGCCGCCTCGGCTGGCGCGCCAGCGGCGAGCAGCGCCACGCTTTCAGCCATCAGGGACCGGACGAACTTGAGCAGGATCTGCTGCTGAGCCTGTGGCAAAAGCCGCTGTGA
- a CDS encoding phosphoribulokinase, with protein sequence MSAKHPIIAVTGSSGAGTSTSTNAFRSMFHQLGYQAAVVEGDSFHRYTRPEMDVAIRKAREQGRHISYFGPEANDFGLLESFFQEYGQNGSGQYRRYLHSFDEAVPFNQMPGTFTPWQNLPSDTDLLFYEGLHGGVVTDEHNVARHVDFLIGVVPIVNLEWIQKLIRDTSERGHSREAVTDSIVRSMDDYINFITPQFSRTHINFQRVPTVDTSNPFSAKVIPSLDESMLVIRFRGIKQVDFPYLLSMIDGSFMSRMNTIVVPGGKMGFAMELILRPLIQQLIETGKIT encoded by the coding sequence ATGTCGGCAAAGCATCCCATCATTGCGGTTACCGGTTCGTCCGGGGCCGGCACCTCCACCTCCACCAACGCCTTTCGCTCCATGTTTCATCAGCTCGGTTATCAGGCGGCCGTGGTGGAAGGGGACAGTTTTCATCGCTACACCCGCCCGGAAATGGATGTGGCGATCCGCAAGGCGCGCGAACAGGGGCGCCACATCAGCTATTTCGGCCCCGAGGCCAACGACTTCGGCCTACTGGAGAGCTTCTTTCAGGAGTACGGCCAGAACGGCAGCGGCCAGTATCGCCGTTATCTGCACAGCTTCGACGAAGCGGTGCCCTTCAACCAGATGCCGGGCACCTTCACCCCCTGGCAGAACCTGCCAAGCGACACCGACCTGCTGTTCTACGAAGGGCTGCACGGCGGCGTGGTCACCGATGAGCACAACGTGGCCCGCCACGTGGACTTCCTCATCGGGGTGGTACCCATCGTCAACCTGGAGTGGATCCAGAAGCTCATTCGCGATACCTCGGAGCGCGGCCATTCCCGCGAGGCGGTCACCGACTCCATCGTCCGCTCCATGGACGACTACATCAACTTCATCACCCCCCAGTTCTCCCGTACCCACATCAACTTCCAGCGGGTGCCGACGGTGGATACCTCCAACCCCTTCAGCGCCAAGGTGATCCCGAGTCTGGACGAGAGTATGCTGGTGATACGGTTTCGCGGCATCAAGCAGGTGGATTTCCCCTACCTGCTGTCGATGATCGACGGATCCTTCATGTCACGGATGAACACCATCGTAGTGCCGGGCGGCAAGATGGGCTTCGCGATGGAGCTGATCCTGCGCCCGTTGATCCAGCAACTGATTGAAACCGGCAAGATCACCTGA
- a CDS encoding DUF4136 domain-containing protein, with the protein MRLAFISVGLAALLGGCSSGPAAPTLEAGTMVVRPAASWPFGATPRYALAEQFQYAGDSAEGWLEPVQQAVNQELGRKGWQSVPLDEADVWVAIGVAGSKDLSDGEIFARLGMTPGLQAKADARKGTLAIVLLDRRTQQAVWSSAISLASDVAIAEGERQQLSQQLAAKMLNALPH; encoded by the coding sequence ATGCGGTTAGCGTTTATCTCTGTGGGATTGGCCGCCCTGCTGGGTGGCTGCAGCAGCGGCCCGGCCGCGCCGACCCTGGAAGCGGGCACCATGGTGGTGCGCCCGGCGGCCAGCTGGCCATTCGGGGCGACGCCACGCTATGCGCTGGCCGAGCAGTTCCAGTATGCCGGCGACAGCGCCGAAGGCTGGCTGGAGCCGGTGCAACAGGCGGTCAATCAGGAGCTGGGGCGCAAGGGGTGGCAGAGCGTACCCCTCGACGAGGCCGATGTGTGGGTCGCCATCGGGGTGGCCGGCAGCAAGGATCTGAGCGATGGCGAGATCTTCGCCCGCCTCGGCATGACCCCTGGGCTGCAGGCCAAGGCCGATGCCCGCAAGGGTACCCTGGCCATCGTGCTGCTCGACCGGCGCACCCAGCAGGCGGTGTGGAGCAGCGCCATCTCCCTGGCCAGCGACGTGGCCATCGCCGAAGGGGAGCGTCAGCAGCTGAGCCAGCAACTGGCCGCCAAGATGCTCAACGCCCTGCCGCACTGA
- a CDS encoding OsmC family protein: MKAKVSWVEGMQFVGESESGHKVILDGANPGEGASPMEMILLAVGGCSSIDVVSILEKARQSVTACHVELAGERADSVPRVFEKIHLHFVVTGKGLAEKQVARAVDLSMEKYCSVSLMLEKAVEITHSYQILEA; this comes from the coding sequence ATGAAAGCCAAGGTCAGCTGGGTGGAAGGCATGCAGTTTGTGGGCGAGAGTGAGTCCGGTCACAAGGTGATCCTGGACGGTGCCAACCCCGGCGAAGGTGCCAGCCCGATGGAGATGATCCTGCTGGCGGTGGGCGGTTGCAGCTCGATCGACGTGGTCTCCATCCTGGAGAAGGCGCGTCAATCCGTGACCGCCTGCCATGTGGAGCTGGCCGGAGAGCGGGCTGACTCGGTGCCGCGGGTATTCGAGAAGATCCACCTCCACTTCGTGGTGACCGGCAAGGGGCTGGCCGAAAAGCAGGTGGCCCGCGCGGTGGATCTGTCGATGGAAAAATATTGTTCAGTTTCCCTGATGTTGGAAAAAGCGGTAGAAATTACCCATAGTTATCAAATTCTTGAAGCCTGA